The genomic DNA GATGTGAAGTTGCGAAATCGTGCGGCAGACAGCGATATTTATGTGGGAAGCAGTGACCGAGGTTACAACATACTAGGCAACTCTCTCCAGATGTGAGCAGCCTGGAGAAACGGGTAAGCGAGCAAAAGTGGGCTTTACACCAAATATAATTGAGTTTTACCAGTATATTAACCATACAACCCAATTATCGTCAAAACATATTGTGTTCCTTATACAATTGAAACCTTTTTTAGCCTCATTCAACCCCTGCCCATGATGCCATCGTTGCTTGATCTCCCCTTGGAGCTCTTGATGCAGATCGTACAAGAAACGATCCCAGTTGGTTTTGAAGCCGCTGCTCTCTCTTGTAAAGCCATGTTTGCCGCCAGCGCTCCGTTCCGGGCGCAATACACCACTCGACGGAAACGGTTTCGACACTTTAAATTTTCAACAAAAGTCGAAGAAAATTcagaaggagaggaggaaccCAGCTTAGGCGACTATTGGGATGAGATTACCAAAGAAACGGGCATCAAGATTGTGACTACACGGGGGCTATTGGAACAAATTGCGCTGGATCCCCCTGTGGCGCAATACATACAATCCATTGACCTTCGAGGGCATGGAGAtgtcgatgacgatgacgaggtGATAGAGTCCCTGGAAGTCGGGGTACCTAGAACTCTAAGGGACTTGGTGCTTGCGTCGCCCTTTATTGAGGCCGACGGGGGGGATACCAATGATTGGATTGGAGGAATCAAAGAGTCCACAATAGATGCAGACGTCTTTCTCCTAACCTTGCTACCACAAGTGCGAGAGGTAGCTTTACATCCACGCTGGGACGAAGCGGATCCTTCTAACGAACGTCTGTGGTCGGTACTCAGTCTGATCACACACCGGGCCAATCACCAGGAGGAATTTCCCAATGCTCCGTTGTCCAAGCTCTCCGTCCTGCAGCCTACCCGTGACATGGGCTATGAAGAGAGGTCCCGATTGACACCATTTGTACCATTACTAGCGATTAATTCTGTGTCCGAAGTCTACTTGGGTAGCTGCATCTTCAAGGATGATGGGTACACTGGATACGCCTTCGATCCAGTGGTGAAATGCTACAGCACAAACTTGCGGAAATTGTGTATAGAATCCTCTGTCGCTGGCCCAGAGGAGCTATCACAGCTACTATCGCGAATCCCAAACCTGGAGATCTTTGAGTTTTCTCATGAAACCAAGTGGCATGGCTGCGGTTATAACTGGAACGTTGGTGCATTTTTGGATACGGTGCAAAATATCTGTGCAAAGACACTCAAGGAATTGTCGGTCACAACTCTCACAGAGTGGTGTAATAGAGGGGCAACACTGGTGGATATGACTCGTTTTCAAAAGTTGGAAGTCCTTGATTTAGGCGTCGATATGCTGTGCGGCCCCGCGTATGATCCGTCGATGAGAGATTTAGAATGGGATGAAACTGAGTCGGTTGGAAATCCAGCCTGGCCCAGACTGATCGATATGTTGCCAGCGTCTCTTAAAAGGTTCAACTTGTATCTCGAGACCTTCGATGAGGATCATCTGAAATGCATCTCTCATTTAATTGAGGGTCTTTCAGATGCTCGGACCACAAAATTGCCTCATTTAAATAACATGAGCCTTTTTGTACGTATGGATTCTCCGAAAATTCCGGATATGGCACTTGAGGTTTTGAATGATGCGAAGAAAAGCGGGTTCTCAATCCTGAAGTTTGCTACATCTATCCCTCTTCTATAAACCCCTTCTTGATTATTGTATTCGGGACGCCCTCATGAAAACGATGGTGTTTCCCCTACAGACGGAGAAGCTTCAGTCGTATGCACTTTTAGACCTTGCTGTGATCATGTTGAAGACATGGAGACTACCCGTGCTCGCTCCTATACATGGGTTCGCAGATCTATTATCTACGGAAATGCAAATATGAGTTACACCAGTTCTAAGACGAACTAACAACAGATATCAATTCGTAAAATCATTATCATCTAGTAACATTCATCAAGGCTTTTCTCTAGCCATTTTATCTTTcgctgctgttgttgaggttCTCCTGTTCAACCCGGGAGAAATTCTTCCACCACGCTCAAAACTCCCAATGAAAAGATAACACGCCAATTCCTCTTGTATGCTGAAAGACTGACAAAGACGCCTGGAGCTAGCAATTGCGCCGCCAACCCGAAAGTAACAAGATATATCACAAAAAGACAAATCAAACGGCCAACTCCATTACAATCCCAATAGTAGAACATCAGCTTTTGTCTTTCCTGCTTTTTTGGTGAAGTTTAAAAAATGATGTCATAAGTGTACAATCAATCGAATCAAATTGAATCACAGTCAATGTGAGTCGTTGCTGGGCTGTTTGCTATGAGACCTTTTGCGGCTCGTAGCCTCCCAAATCAGACGTTTTCGTTTCTGGTCATCAATCTCAAAGAAAGATGAGTTATCAGGAGTGTGGCTGGGAATATTCTCCGGTCGCATAGCGAGGGCACTCGAGGACTTCATTTTCTTGAGGCTCTTGACCTTTCCAGCGTCGCTGAGTTTCCGCAGCTCTCGTGTTAGCCGCTCTAATGCGGAGCCACCCGTCTTCTGATGAGCTTCCTTCGGGGCGGGTGGCAAGGGTTTGTCCAGCATGTCTTCGGAGCCACTTCTGCTGTGAACAGACGGGGCGTGGAACTTATCTGCCGAGCCAAAGCTAATGCCTGAATCCACCTTCCGACGGGGCTGAGACTCCGCCTCTACAGTCACCTCGAGACTACTCTGATCATTGACCATGGCACAGTCATCGATGATTTCGTTGGTAAGCCGAAGGTACCGATCCAAGGCGTCTCGCACCAGCGGCCATCCcgtctcctctccctcaGGTGCGCCCTGCGTGATGACCTTCTGGAGGATATCTTTTCCATTGGGCTTATCGAAGGCTGCAATGTACCGGAAGAATCCATCTCGTTGAGACTTGAGAATCTTAGCAGTCAACTGTGGCGTAGGGTTGACGGTTGCATCCGTAACGGGTGGGAATAGAGTGTTAAGCATGGCAATACAGTTGGCCTTGTTGTGTGGTTCAAGCAGCATCTCATTGATCAGGGTCTGAGGGAAATCATTAGTTACctattgaggaagagataaaCATGGGGACATACCCAGCGGCGTAGGCCAATGTAGACCTGGGTATAGAGTGCCTCGGCCGTGCGGTTTTTGGCGCAGTTGGACTCGATCCAGGTCAAGACATTGGGCCATTTCTTTCCAAGCTCCGCCTTCTCCTTAAGATCGTCCGGCTTGACCTGTAAACGGTCCAGTGCCGctttcacctccttccttcgACGAATCTCCAGATCTCTGAGATAATCAAGACCGGTCAACGCCTGAGGAAAGTCAACGTCACCCAGCTCCGGAGTGAAGCAGCGACGCAGAAAGGAGGTCACAAAGCTGGGAGGCAGAGAGCATGGCTGTGATGGCAATCGGGAGATTTGGTGGGTGAGCAATGCCCTAAAATCGGCGGCACGATCCAAGGGAGCGTCCTGGGACGATACAGAGGACTTCGGAGAGTGGGACGGGCGCTCGCAAAAAGCTGTCTCGGGAGCACGGTTGGCGGGTGGCGGCTGTCTCGTTGGGTTGCAGTTTAATGCATACATAGTGCGCAATGGAAGCTCGTAAGAGCCAGGGTAACGAAGACAATGGTCAAAGATCCAGGTCAAGGCGGATCCATCAGGGGCATCCAGGTGTTCTTGTGAATGCGCCATGATGTGTAATAGATGGAGGAAAAAAGCAAGTGAGACGAGTCACAATGGTATGAAGGTGAAAGAAATGTAGGTTGCGATGAGGAACTATGAGGGTAGCTAAGTATAAAAAGGGAAGCCAAGCATCCAAACTGGCGAGAATCGAATGGAAGGGGATAAGCTTAGGGATAGGAAGGTGCTTGTACGACGTGACGGGATGCAGTCAAGTACCGTACACAGACTATCTCAAAGTTGACTGGAGCTGTCCGCGAGAAGGACGACTGACATTACTCGTGTGTAACGTATGTTCTTATCGCACGAATATGCAGAGTTGACAGAGTTAAGACGGTACCGACACTCCTTAACTAGGGGAGCGAGCGCTTTATCCCTTGGGTCTTGATTGTGGTGGTGCGCGTGAGGGGCAACGTTCCTGCGGGAGTCCACCAGTGGAACCCGTTCTGTCGCCTGTGCTGAGTTGAAGTAGACGGAGCTGCCTCTCAAATTCTCTTTGTCCTGTTTGGACGATTTTGCTTTCGCAAGGGCCACAGAtcgaaaaggaggaaggagattgaagagtaaaaaaaaaaaaaaaaaaaaaaaaaaaaaaaaaaaaaaaaaaaaggtaaaaacAAAGATTGGATAGGTTATCAATAACCTAAATGGAGAGAACGGAAGGATAAGTATGGCTTAGGTTACACGGTAAGCCAATAGTTTAAAGTCCCCGGATAGGGTTGCCGGCCAAGCAAAACCAACGCAATGGAATATGAACTATCAATCGGAACCGAGGCACTGCAcggtatttttttttttgtttggtttgggttgatggttggttggctggTTGACACGAAGACAGGAAGAGACACAAGAAGATGGGAGCTAAGACAGAATTAAAAACAGAAATGAATGTGTGTAGGATAGAGAGAGGTGAGAGCGAATGATTGAAGGTCCAAACGAAGGAGCGTTTCGTCcagaggaaggaaagaaactgagagaaagagagaggagagaaagtgGGCAAGGAAAGGGTAATAAAAAACCAAAGACACCGGGAGAGGGGAAGCAATCACAAATTTAATAAGATGATAAAATATTATTTGAtgtgaaggaaaagaggagaacCAAGAGAGTGGAGACTGGATCAGGTACAGTCAGTCAATTCTCGGTTCTGGACTCTTAAACGGTTGCGTCTAACAGCGATCCAAAAGTACAAGTTTCCATTGACCCTTTACCTAATCAATGCATAGCGTCCAGTGTCCATCCACTTGCACTCCGGAGGATCGATCGACTGCCAGTTCCAGTTCCACGGATACTGCCCGTGTCTTTGGTAAAATAGTACCAATCACCGACTCGAGAACTACgttttgttttcctttttgtttcttattttatGTCACCTCGAGTCCACTTCGACTAAAACATAACAACAATACTCTTATTGCCCTATGCTCAATTGCCCTGAACTtgaaagaagataaaaataaatcacACGTGTTCTTAGAGTAATCGGAGGcaaacaagaagagaagaaaaaaaaaaaaagaaaaattcaGCCATCCCACCCTTTCCTAAAATCGCCACAGACATAGACACAGACACAGACACGCATACTGAGCACCACTAACGCAGTTGATCTGTCGGAAGCTGGGATGTCCGTCAGACTCCGTTTCGAAAAGTTTCGAGGACTCCGCGTAACAGCTTCCGGCCCCAGTCGGCTGGGTATTGACCGTTCGGAATGCGGACCCGTTTTTAGTGAAAAAACTAAAATTAAGTATGGCAAGAACTGAAGGGAGGGAGACCAACGCCCGATAATTGGGGCGGGAGAGAAACTAGGAGTCCATAGTGCAGGAATTTGAGTTCATGCGCGTTGGTGTGGCTGAGGATGGGGGTGGatggatatgtatgtacag from Aspergillus oryzae RIB40 DNA, chromosome 7 includes the following:
- a CDS encoding uncharacterized protein (predicted protein), with the translated sequence MGYEERSRLTPFVPLLAINSVSEVYLGSCIFKDDGYTGYAFDPVVKCYSTNLRKLCIESSVAGPEELSQLLSRIPNLEIFEFSHETKWHGCGYNWNVGAFLDTVQNICAKTLKELSVTTLTEWCNRGATLVDMTRFQKLEVLDLGVDMLCGPAYDPSMRDLEWDETESVGNPAWPRLIDMLPASLKRFNLYLETFDEDHLKCISHLIEGLSDARTTKLPHLNNMSLFVRMDSPKIPDMALEVLNDAKKSGFSILKFATSIPLL
- a CDS encoding uncharacterized protein (predicted protein), whose translation is MAHSQEHLDAPDGSALTWIFDHCLRYPGSYELPLRTMYALNCNPTRQPPPANRAPETAFCERPSHSPKSSVSSQDAPLDRAADFRALLTHQISRLPSQPCSLPPSFVTSFLRRCFTPELGDVDFPQALTGLDYLRDLEIRRRKEVKAALDRLQVKPDDLKEKAELGKKWPNVLTWIESNCAKNRTAEALYTQVYIGLRRWTLINEMLLEPHNKANCIAMLNTLFPPVTDATVNPTPQLTAKILKSQRDGFFRYIAAFDKPNGKDILQKVITQGAPEGEETGWPLVRDALDRYLRLTNEIIDDCAMVNDQSSLEVTVEAESQPRRKVDSGISFGSADKFHAPSVHSRSGSEDMLDKPLPPAPKEAHQKTGGSALERLTRELRKLSDAGKVKSLKKMKSSSALAMRPENIPSHTPDNSSFFEIDDQKRKRLIWEATSRKRSHSKQPSNDSH